A stretch of Mastacembelus armatus chromosome 1, fMasArm1.2, whole genome shotgun sequence DNA encodes these proteins:
- the LOC113128152 gene encoding arachidonate 15-lipoxygenase B-like, with translation MVDYIVTVFTADLLNATTLNNVHIKLVGTDGESKRTWLMGLKGLASFFRGAESCFTVNCSTSLGKLVLIELDKNHLPLFPEDSWFPAKVEVKSPEGDTYTFPIYRWITDCEVHRFREGTALTIIDDTHPLGRYARQEELQQRAKDYCWHVYAEGIPHCIDAEDPLSLPCEVQFSFTKKTEFAYDAATGLMDLELKGLADYKAKWTDMDAIKRAFWYKLSHIPNYVQEHWKEDAFFSYQFLNGINPMMIQRCTTLPENFPVTDDMVFLSGQGSLTDEMKKGNIFLCDYKLLDGLKANTINGKKQYLMAPLVLLHKRPDDTLMPIAIQLKQTPADDNPIFLPTDSEYDWLIAKIFVRSADFNEHQLNVHLLRTHLLAEVFAVSLLRNIPMVHPLYKLLIPHTRYTLQINVLARVTLISPTGIFTQFTASGGEAMTTILKRSLSSLTYRSLCIPEDIADRGLEDVPNFYYRDDGLKLWDIIHRFVKGVLSYYYKKDTEVQDDPELQKWISDIFEHGFLSQAATGIPERFTTVAELVKFVTMVIFTCSAQHAAVNSGQYDFCGWMPNTPSSLQLPPPTKKGKTSKEKMLQTFPDVNVTVKSMATVWLLSKHSSDSVYLGQYPEGHFSEDTPCKLIKAFQGQLKVLSAAIKARNESLEIPYTFMDPAEVENSVSI, from the exons GAGTCgtgttttactgtaaactgcagTACCTCCCTTGGAAAGCTGGTCCTCATAGAGCTAGATAAAAACCACCTTCCACTGTTTCCAGAAGACTCTTGGTTCCCTGCCAAGGTGGAGGTGAAATCTCCTGAAGGAGACACCTACACCTTTCCCATCTACCGCTGGATCACTGACTGTGAGGTGCATCGCTTCAGAGAAGGAACAG CCCTGACAATCATTGATGACACCCATCCTCTTGGCAGATATGCACGTCAGGAGGAGCTACAGCAGCGGGCGAAGGATTATTG cTGGCATGTGTATGCAGAGGGAATACCCCACTGCATAGATGCAGAAGACCCCCTTTCTCTGCCTTGTGAGGTCCAATTCTCCTTCACTAAGAAAACAGAATTTGCCTACGATGCAGCCACAGG GCTGATGGACTTGGAACTGAAGGGACTGGCTGATTACAAGGCCAAGTGGACTGACATGGATGCTATCAAGCGGGCATTCTGGTACAAGCTGAGTCACATACCAA ACTATGTCCAGGAACACTGGAAGGAAGACGCTTTTTTCAGCTACCAGTTTCTAAACGGTATCAACCCCATGATGATCCAACGTTGTACCACTCTGCCCGAAAACTTTCCTGTCACTGATGACATGGTCTTCCTCAGTGGTCAGGGTAGTTTGACAGATGAAATGAAG AAAGGCAACATATTCCTGTGTGACTACAAGCTTCTGGATGGACTGAAGGCAAACACCATCAATGGGAAGAAGCAGTACTTGATGGCTCCACTCGTCCTGCTTCACAAAAGACCTGATGATACACTGATGCCGATTGCTATTCAG TTGAAGCAGACCCCAGCAGATGACAACCCCATCTTTCTTCCCACTGATTCTGAGTACGACTGGTTGATCGCCAAGATCTTTGTCAGAAGTGCAGATTTCAATGAGCATCAACTCAATGTTCATCTGCTGCGCACTCACCTGCTGGCTGAGGTTTTTGCAGTGTCTCTGCTGCGCAACATACCCATGGTGCATCCACTGTACaag cTCCTCATTCCTCACACTCGCTACACTCTACAGATCAACGTCTTAGCCCGTGTTACTCTGATATCCCCGACTGGAATTTTCACACAG TTTACAGCTTCTGGTGGAGAGGCTATGACCACAATCCTGAAGAGATCACTGTCCTCACTGACCTACAGATCCCTCTGTATACCAGAAGACATAGCCGACCGTGGACTGGAAGATGTGCCAAACTTCTACTACAGGGATGATGGACTCAAGCTCTGGGATATCATCCACAG GTTTGTGAAGGGAGTACTCAGCTACTACTACAAGAAAGACACTGAGGTCCAGGATGACCCTGAGCTGCAGAAGTggatttcagacatttttgaaCATGGATTCCTTTCTCAGGCAGCCACAG GAATCCCAGAGAGATTTACCACTGTGGCTGAGTTGGTCAAGTTTGTGACCATGGTGATCTTCACTTGCTCAGCGCAGCACGCAGCTGTGAATTCTGGACAG tatGATTTTTGTGGCTGGATGCCCAACACTCCCTCCTCCTTACAACTTCCTCCACCAACCAAAAAGGGGAAAACAAGTAAGGAGAAAATGCTGCAGACATTCCCTGATGTCAATGTAACAGTGAAGAGTATGGCTACTGTGTGGCTACTCAGCAAGCACTCATCTGACTCT GTCTATCTTGGTCAGTATCCAGAGGGCCATTTCAGTGAGGACACTCCCTGCAAGCTGATAAAGGCTTTTCAAGGACAGCTTAAAGTCTTAAGTGCAGCCATCAAAGCCAGAAACGAGAGTCTGGAAATCCCGTACACATTCATGGATCCAGCGGAGGTAGAAAACAGTGTGTCCATTTGA
- the LOC113128151 gene encoding arachidonate 15-lipoxygenase B-like produces the protein MVNYHVTVFTADLLNATTLNNVHIKLVGTDSESEHTWLMGLRGASSFIRGAESSFTVSCSTSLGNLVLIELNKQCFRLFPEDSWFPAKVDVKSPEGDTYTFPIYRWITGSEVHRFKEGTAQRVFEDNHHLGRYTRQEELKQRAKDYRWHVYAEGIPHCIDAEDPLSLPYEVQFSFTKKTEFAYTAATGLAELKLKGLADRKEKWTDMDELHQVFWCKRTCISDYVQEHWKEDAFFSYQFLNGINPMMIQRCTTLPKNFPVTDDMVFLSGQGSLADEMKKGNIFLCDYKRLDGLNANTINGKKQYLMAPLVLLHKRPDNTLMPIAIQLKQTPADDNPIFLPTDSEYDWLIAKIFVRSAEFNEHQLNVHLLRTHLLAEVFAVSLLRNIPMVHPLYKLLIPHTRYTLQINFLARLTLISPTGVFTQFTSSGGEAMTTILKRSMSSLTYRSLCIPEDIADRGLEDVPNFYYRDDGLKLWDIIHRFVQGVLSYYYKKDTEVQDDPELQKWISDIFEHGFLSQAATGIPERFTTVAELVKFVTMVIFTGSAQHSAVNSGQYDFGGWMPNTPSSLQLPPPTTKGKSSEETMLQTFPDVNVTVQGMATVWLLSKQSSDFVPLGQYPEDHFKEETPCKLIKAFQGQLKVLSAAIKARNESLELPYTYMDPAELENSVAI, from the exons ATGGTGAATTACCACGTGACAGTGTTCACTGCTGATCTTCTCAATGCAACAACTTTAAACAATGTCCACATTAAGCTGGTGGGCACAGACAGTGAGAGTGAACACACCTGGCTGATGGGCTTGAGAGGGGCTTCATCCTTTATCAGAGGAGCA GAGTCAAGTTTTACTGTATCCTGCAGTACCTCCCTTGGAAACCTGGTCCTCATAGAGCTAAACAAACAGTGCTTTCGACTGTTTCCAGAAGACTCTTGGTTCCCTGCCAAGGTGGATGTGAAATCTCCTGAAGGAGACACCTACACCTTTCCCATCTACCGCTGGATCACTGGCAGTGAGGTGCATCGCTTCAAAGAAGGAACAG cTCAGAGAGTCTTTGAAGACAATCATCATCTTGGCCGATACACACGTCAGGAGGAACTAAAGCAGCGAGCAAAGGATTATCG cTGGCATGTGTATGCAGAGGGAATACCTCACTGCATTGATGCAGAAGACCCACTTTCTCTGCCTTATGAGGTCCAGTTCTCCTTCACTAAGAAAACAGAATTTGCCTACACTGCAGCCACAGG GTTGGcagaactgaaactgaaggGACTGGCTGATCGCAAAGAGAAGTGGACTGATATGGATGAGCTCCATCAAGTGTTCTGGTGCAAACGGACTTGCATATCAG ACTATGTCCAGGAACACTGGAAGGAAGACGCTTTTTTCAGCTACCAGTTTCTAAACGGTATCAACCCCATGATGATCCAACGTTGTACCACTCTGCCCAAAAACTTTCCTGTCACTGATGACATGGTCTTCCTCAGTGGTCAGGGTAGTTTGGCAGATGAAATGAAG AAAGGCAACATATTCCTGTGTGACTACAAGCGTTTGGATGGACTGAATGCAAACACCATCAATGGGAAGAAGCAGTACTTGATGGCTCCACTCGTCCTGCTTCACAAAAGACCTGATAATACACTGATGCCGATTGCTATTCAG TTGAAGCAGACCCCAGCAGATGACAACCCCATCTTTCTTCCCACTGATTCTGAGTACGACTGGTTGATCGCCAAGATCTTTGTCAGAAGTGCAGAGTTCAATGAGCATCAACTCAATGTTCATCTGCTGCGCACTCACCTGCTGGCTGAGGTTTTTGCAGTGTCTCTGCTGCGCAATATACCCATGGTGCATCCACTGTACaag cTCCTCATTCCTCACACTCGCTACACTCTACAGATCAACTTCTTAGCCCGTCTTACTCTGATATCCCCGACTGGAGTTTTCACACAG TTTACATCTTCTGGTGGAGAGGCTATGACCACAATCCTGAAGAGATCAATGTCCTCACTGACCTACAGATCCCTCTGTATACCAGAAGACATAGCCGACCGTGGACTGGAAGATGTGCCAAACTTCTACTACAGGGATGATGGACTCAAGCTCTGGGATATCATCCACAG GTTTGTGCAGGGAGTACTCAGCTACTACTACAAGAAAGACACTGAGGTCCAGGATGACCCTGAGCTGCAGAAGTggatttcagacatttttgaaCATGGATTCCTTTCTCAGGCAGCCACAG GAATCCCAGAGAGATTTACCACTGTGGCTGAGTTGGTCAAGTTTGTGACCATGGTGATCTTCACTGGCTCAGCGCAGCACTCAGCTGTGAATTCTGGACAG tatGACTTTGGTGGCTGGATGCCCAACACTCCCTCCTCTTTACAACTTCCTCCACCAACCACAAAGGGGAAATCAAGTGAAGAGACAATGCTGCAGACATTCCCTGATGTCAATGTCACAGTGCAGGGAATGGCCACTGTGTGGCTACTCAGCAAGCAGTCATCTGACTTT GTCCCTCTTGGTCAGTATCCAGAGGACCATTTCAAAGAGGAGACTCCCTGCAAGCTGATAAAGGCTTTTCAAGGACAGCTTAAAGTCTTAAGTGCAGCCATCAAAGCCAGAAACGAGAGTCTGGAACTCCCGTACACATACATGGATCCAGCGGAGTTAGAAAACAGTGTGGCCATTTGA